TGGAAATAGGTAGATTTAGCAGCATGAATTCCAGCAGAAAAGGATGAGAGCAGAGATTGATAGCAACCTAGGTCAGATTGGTCTTTTGATTTGTGCCATTTCCTCTCTGCAGCCCTGAGTTTGGTCCGATGTTCACGAAGAACATCGGATAACCAGGGATTAGAGGGAGTAGCACGTGCAGGCCTGGATGACAGAGGACAGATACTATCAAGAGATGAAGTTaaggtgtaaaacggcatgagggcaagtaataaatgacagaattttcatttttggtgaactaaccctttaaaaggctTTTATTGTGAAACATCCATCCACTTTGTGTGAGACACACTGAGATGGTGTACTAAACCAAAGATTAAAGCTTCTTTATAGCTGAAGCCAAAATGAGTCTACACTTCAACTCTGTATACCGTGGGAGCGGAATAATTCTATCgtcttgtgagctgggtttgctaatgtTAACACTAGCGATGCACGCACCTTCACCTTGCGCTTCTCCGGCTCCGCGTCAGTTTACGTTCTGAGATAACACTGCCATCTAGAGGttgggttttatacagtctgtggTTTAAACCGAACACAAAGTCACAAATCttggatgtaaataaataaataaatatcgataGATAGTTTTTGAAATTCAATACagtatcgccaaacataatattgcaaaattcacgtgtatcgatattttcttCCACTCCTAATAATCATAGGTAAAACCATGCATATAGCACGTCACTACCATGGTAAAATTTAACTATATGGTTTATATGGTATTtgttaagaaaaataattgGCTAAATACATTTagtataaaaacaaatgcacaaatgcaatagcttaataacaaaaatactttCTGCCACATTACCATCGTGCAGTTAGTGTTACTAcagatttgtatatttattttgtagatTGAAAAGCCTTTTAACTGTATCTTTCATGGCACAATGTTTCAGTGCTGTTGATAATGTCAGCGCTGTTTCATATGgctttaaactagtttaaaacACAGAGACAGTGAGTGAAAGCATCTGCAGCACTGCACTGTCATTTGAGCCGAGCTGATAAATGGTCCGTGTGTACTATAATTCTGGACACAGGTTTCCGTCCCGTAGTACCAGTATAGAATTTAAGATACAGATTTACTGAACTTTTAAGGGTGTTGTCTTGCTTCTCTCTAACTTATATTTTTTTGAGTTTGTGTCTGAGACTGATTAAACACAATGTGTAGGAACacacatgaaaactaaaaacttAGCAGCAATGCTCTTCAGGACCAGGAATGAGGAAACTGCTTTACAGACACACCTGTTTTACACACATCACTCAAACACAGAACCAAGaaacaggaaacaggaaacaCATGACTTCAGAGAAACTGAAACTGAAGTGTAGTTGAGCTGTTGTGTGTTGTGTCTCTGTGTTCATGCAGTAAAATGGCTGAAGCCAGAATTTCTCAGGATGAGTTCATGTGTTCATTGTGTCTGGATCTCCTGAAGGATCCAGTGGCCATtccctgtggacacagttactgtaagaGCTGTATCACAGGCTGCTGGGATCAGGAGGATCAGATGAGAGTCTACAGCTGtcctcagtgcagacagaccttcagTCCAAGACCTGCTTTAGGTAAAAACACCATTCTGGCTGAAATggtggagaaactgaagaagactaaacttcctgctgactgttatgctggagctggagatgtgcagtgtgacgtctgtactggaagaaaacacaaagccaTCAAGTCCTGTCTGGTGTGTCTGAACTCTTACTGTCAGAATCAccttgaacaacatgagagtttcTTTAAAGGAAAGAGACACAATCTGACTGAAGCCACTGGACGACTGCAGGAGATGATCTGCCAGAAACACGACAAGATCCTTGAGGTTTTCTGCCGCACTGATCAGAATTGTATATGTGTGCTGTGTATGATAGATGAACATAAAAACCACGACACTGTATCAGCTGAAGCacagaggacagagaaacaggtatGAACTTAAAGAGGTCCCATTATGCACAATTATaggtttataattttgtttatgaGGTCTACTAGaatacattaacatatttaatgtcAGTTTACATCCTCTCTGTCTGAACActgttttaatttcagtttctttaaaacccaccttctaaaaatcagtctGCTCTGCAGCCGgtcccagtctgttgtgattggtctactatttagtgtgtgtgttagaaatgtAATGTGCCTTACCATAACCGGCAATGGGGAGATGaagggatgctggaagaattgtcgctgGGACGGCACaatgactgctgcttatatacgctcTTAATGATgtttgacaggactgaatgattaggctcctcccgaacctacgtTTGTAACTTCATTTATAACATCTGACCTGCATCAAACTGCATGGTTCAGAAAGCAGTCAGTATAAAAAtggtgagaaaaaaataaaagattgaGGTTGTATACTGCTGAGGAATAGtgttaaaagtacattttaaccaAGTTAATCTGCATTAGGAAGGTTGAAAAAAGGGTTTAGATTCGGAGTGGTAAAAACAGTtggtctcattcactaagcaTGTGTATCCACGAATCTATGCCTGAAATCTGCGTACAAACGTTTTCACGAACAAATCGTGATTCTTCATTACATTTTCCTataaaatgtattctaaattatgaaaaatgtagGAACATCTGAAACCACTGACCAGCATAATTGGACCCCTTTAAACTAGTAATTCAAACCAAAAAATGAGCAGCCATCAGGACTCCAGACTGCTGACCAAATGACCCTTTTTCCTGCCGGTGCGACTAAATTTTGTTAGAGGTCGCACTGGTGCCACCACCACTTTGCCCAACTGATAAGAGCTGTTATTTCTGTTGCATATGAAAAATGCCATCAAAACATCGACGCTActtgtttgagctgcgcagCGTGGACCTGTTTATCAGCCCGGACAAATGCAGTGAGAGCTCAGAACAGGAGTTTACAGGCTGATCTCGATCACGTGACACCATTTCTACACAGTGTTTGAATTCACCACAGTATTAATAACATCACCATGGATTTAATGCAGTAACGCTAACTGTAACTatggtattgtggcagaaatagtcaaatgtttttacattattcatttcagGGTTCATACAACCTTTTGAGAGTAAAATTCACGGATTTGTGTGAAGACTTTCAAGTGCTTCGCACAAcgttttccagcacttcaaagctctAAATGTGAATAATTGCATTGCAGATCGATTTAAGGTGTGcccctaataaaaaaaaagttaacctGAAGCCCtggtcattatttactgatgttattccaaactgttatgaatttcttttttctgaggaacacaaaagaaggtattttagGGAATGTCTCATCTGTCCTGTATATTGAAAGTCAAAAGGGTCCAAAAGTTTCAATCTTCAAAAAGGACATTAAGgttgcataaaaaaaatccatacaaCTTCAAAAGGGGGTAATCTTTTAGTAATTCTGGAATACTTAAACAGTATGTGACTAaagtccgaattcatagtactCATAAAAAAGTAGGCAAAACggacctggatgacctactacttca
The Ctenopharyngodon idella isolate HZGC_01 chromosome 4, HZGC01, whole genome shotgun sequence genome window above contains:
- the LOC127511128 gene encoding E3 ubiquitin/ISG15 ligase TRIM25-like isoform X4, with the protein product MAEARISQDEFMCSLCLDLLKDPVAIPCGHSYCKSCITGCWDQEDQMRVYSCPQCRQTFSPRPALGKNTILAEMVEKLKKTKLPADCYAGAGDVQCDVCTGRKHKAIKSCLVCLNSYCQNHLEQHESFFKGKRHNLTEATGRLQEMICQKHDKILEVFCRTDQNCICVLCMIDEHKNHDTVSAEAQRTEKQHQLKETQRSFQQRIQQREKDLQQLREAVESHKCSAQTAVEDSERIFTELIRSIERSRSEATQRIRDQEKTAVSRAEGRLERLEQEINDLRRRDAELEQLSHTQDHIHFLQSFQSLSAPPESTDVNDDPFSSLSSFDVVRESVHQLRDKLEDFCKEELKKFSDRVTFTNIVPRTRNDFLQSQCHRCRKF